A region of Parachlamydia acanthamoebae DNA encodes the following proteins:
- a CDS encoding OmpH family outer membrane protein, which produces MKNIRLALVKMLMAGSIGFILCAAAPATQDATSGTSFDKTAKIAVVNFKVCIEKSKIGKHEQTVFESLKKQMENSLQEKEKSLNEIAAKLSDPDYVDSLSNEAENELKHKYRTLNQEITQYQNQYYQALSQTNMKIVQQLQELIAKASETVAKEVGVDIVLNEESSFFYKPEFDLTDKVIDLIDKMSEADIKASATN; this is translated from the coding sequence ATGAAAAACATCCGTCTAGCTTTAGTAAAAATGTTGATGGCAGGTTCAATCGGATTTATCCTTTGCGCCGCGGCTCCTGCAACACAAGATGCGACTTCTGGAACAAGTTTTGATAAAACAGCTAAAATTGCAGTTGTAAATTTTAAAGTGTGTATCGAAAAATCTAAAATTGGAAAGCACGAACAAACTGTTTTTGAATCTTTGAAAAAACAGATGGAAAACTCTCTACAAGAAAAAGAAAAAAGCTTAAACGAAATTGCTGCTAAGCTTAGCGATCCGGACTATGTAGATAGCCTTTCTAATGAAGCTGAAAATGAACTCAAGCATAAGTATCGTACACTTAATCAAGAGATCACCCAGTATCAAAACCAGTACTACCAAGCACTTAGCCAGACAAACATGAAGATTGTCCAACAATTGCAAGAGCTAATTGCTAAAGCGTCCGAAACTGTTGCAAAAGAAGTGGGTGTAGACATCGTTTTAAATGAAGAAAGCAGCTTCTTCTATAAACCAGAGTTTGACCTAACTGATAAAGTAATCGATCTCATTGATAAAATGTCTGAAGCAGATATCAAAGCTTCTGCTACAAACTAA
- the bamA gene encoding outer membrane protein assembly factor BamA — protein sequence MKQFQNTLLILTVFLLQCFGLSANTYQYEGQVIEKIQIINGSQKSVQPIDENAIKARLKTKENDIFSHTSFDQDLKLLATEFDHVEPVLEPSDKKIRLVLKVWPKPNIRIIRWAGNERVATDTLQNELKIKPFTVFDRLAFNKAFQALKAYYVKQGFFEAQLDYFVNWNEVANEVEIDINIQEGRAGKIKTIRFCNFTPEEEAELMEQMVTKEYSFFTSWLTEQGTYREEAMQHDQYQILNYLQNRGYADASVDIQIDEATQKDRIIILITATKGRCYHFGNVTFEGNTLFSDEQISCLLTFEEGMQYSPEAIVSTVKNIANYYGRRGYIEAYVDYEPRLDPDNCSYSLHLKIHEGNQYFVGLIKVLGNCSTETRVILHETLLVPGQVFNVDKMNLTEERLRNIGYFQNVNVYAVKSQTCELGENFRDLHIEVEETSTGRFGLAVGYSTIESLFGNVSVTENNFSYKGLRNIFRTGYGGLRGGGELLNLNATIGSKSRSYSLSWAKPFFMDTPWTVGFDIERSSNRYLSSDYSIDASQFVAHAVYNVNDFLRTGVHYRLRDSHVHLDDSDDVSPTLRREAKNGGIISAVGSSFIYDSSDSPTYPRRGFKSRLDIEVAGLGGRHHFGSLAYINSYYIPVEKSGVLKFRADFRFIQPFGHTSEETLPLDEKLYLGGNSTIRGYRSYRLGPQFNDGDPRGGLSLQLYSAEYAHAYNSRIEGFIFCDGGYLSGNTWDFGGLYTSVGIGTRLKVLASGPPLTIGMGFPLNAKNRSEVKRFFLTIGGQF from the coding sequence ATGAAACAATTCCAGAATACTTTATTAATTCTCACCGTTTTTCTTCTTCAATGCTTTGGACTTTCTGCCAATACATACCAATATGAAGGCCAGGTTATTGAAAAAATACAAATTATCAACGGCAGTCAAAAAAGTGTGCAACCGATCGATGAAAATGCCATCAAAGCCCGTTTAAAAACAAAAGAAAACGATATTTTTTCGCATACTTCCTTCGACCAAGATTTGAAATTATTAGCTACCGAATTTGATCATGTTGAGCCTGTTTTGGAGCCAAGTGATAAAAAAATTCGCTTAGTTTTAAAAGTATGGCCAAAGCCAAATATTCGGATTATCCGTTGGGCGGGAAATGAAAGAGTTGCGACCGATACTTTGCAAAACGAATTAAAAATTAAACCTTTTACCGTCTTTGATCGGCTCGCTTTTAACAAAGCCTTTCAGGCGCTTAAAGCGTACTACGTGAAACAAGGATTTTTTGAAGCACAACTCGACTATTTCGTGAATTGGAATGAAGTGGCAAATGAGGTGGAAATTGACATCAATATCCAAGAAGGGCGCGCAGGTAAAATCAAAACGATTCGATTCTGCAACTTCACCCCTGAAGAAGAAGCTGAGCTGATGGAACAAATGGTGACAAAGGAATATTCCTTTTTTACCAGTTGGTTGACAGAGCAGGGCACCTATCGAGAAGAGGCCATGCAGCATGATCAGTACCAGATTTTGAATTACTTGCAAAATAGAGGGTATGCAGATGCCAGTGTGGATATTCAAATCGATGAAGCTACGCAGAAAGATCGAATTATCATTTTAATTACAGCCACAAAAGGACGTTGCTATCATTTTGGAAATGTTACCTTTGAAGGAAACACTCTCTTCTCAGATGAACAAATTAGTTGTTTATTAACTTTTGAAGAGGGGATGCAATATTCTCCTGAAGCGATCGTTTCAACAGTTAAAAACATTGCGAACTACTACGGTCGCCGTGGATACATTGAAGCTTACGTTGATTATGAGCCTCGCTTAGATCCTGACAACTGCTCGTATTCCCTACATCTTAAAATTCATGAAGGAAATCAATATTTTGTCGGTTTAATTAAAGTTCTCGGAAACTGTTCGACAGAAACACGTGTGATTTTGCATGAGACACTTTTAGTGCCAGGGCAAGTCTTCAACGTCGATAAAATGAATTTGACGGAAGAAAGATTAAGGAACATTGGGTACTTCCAAAATGTCAACGTCTATGCTGTCAAATCCCAAACATGTGAGTTAGGCGAGAACTTCAGAGATCTGCATATTGAAGTGGAAGAAACAAGCACTGGTCGTTTTGGTTTGGCTGTTGGATATAGTACTATTGAAAGTCTTTTCGGGAACGTTAGCGTTACAGAAAACAACTTTAGCTACAAAGGTCTTAGAAACATTTTCCGCACAGGTTATGGAGGATTAAGAGGGGGAGGCGAATTGCTGAACTTGAACGCCACCATCGGATCCAAAAGCAGAAGCTATTCCCTATCTTGGGCAAAGCCTTTCTTTATGGATACTCCTTGGACAGTCGGATTTGATATCGAGCGCTCCAGCAACCGTTATTTATCAAGTGATTATTCGATCGATGCTTCCCAATTCGTAGCACATGCCGTTTATAACGTGAATGATTTCTTGCGAACAGGTGTACACTACCGTTTGCGTGATTCCCATGTGCATTTAGATGATTCGGATGATGTCTCTCCAACTTTAAGAAGAGAAGCTAAAAACGGTGGAATTATTTCAGCTGTAGGAAGCTCGTTTATCTACGATTCTTCAGACAGCCCAACTTATCCTCGTCGTGGTTTCAAATCACGTTTGGATATTGAAGTTGCCGGGTTAGGCGGGCGTCACCATTTCGGTTCTTTAGCTTACATCAACTCTTATTACATTCCTGTTGAAAAGAGCGGTGTATTAAAATTCCGTGCAGACTTTCGCTTTATTCAACCTTTTGGGCATACCTCAGAAGAAACTTTGCCACTCGATGAAAAACTGTACCTTGGCGGAAATAGTACCATTCGTGGTTATCGCTCTTATCGCTTAGGTCCACAATTTAACGATGGCGATCCTCGTGGGGGTCTATCCTTGCAACTTTACTCAGCGGAATATGCACATGCCTATAACAGTCGTATTGAAGGATTTATCTTCTGTGATGGCGGTTATCTTTCTGGAAATACCTGGGACTTTGGAGGGCTATATACCTCTGTGGGTATTGGTACGCGTCTTAAAGTGCTAGCCAGTGGACCACCTTTAACAATTGGTATGGGTTTCCCACTGAATGCGAAAAATCGTAGTGAAGTTAAGCGCTTCTTCCTGACAATTGGTGGACAATTCTAA
- the recR gene encoding recombination mediator RecR has translation MRYPSHLIKLIQVLKKLPGVGARSAERFAFQLMEWDEEKLREFGTILSQVPEKIQACSACGCLKEEAGGCPFCDDLVRQASQILCVISSPRDVFSIEETREYKGLYHVLGGLLSPLDGFGPERLSLASLKERIEIHQIHEVVIALGSTLEGDATALYIKRELGTLPVQVSRLAYGLPVGSSLDYVDGGTLARAFSGRASF, from the coding sequence ATGCGCTATCCATCTCATCTGATTAAACTCATCCAGGTCTTAAAAAAATTGCCTGGGGTAGGAGCGAGAAGTGCCGAGCGGTTTGCCTTTCAATTAATGGAATGGGATGAGGAGAAATTAAGGGAGTTTGGCACTATATTGTCTCAAGTGCCAGAAAAAATTCAAGCTTGTTCCGCGTGTGGTTGTTTAAAAGAAGAAGCTGGTGGGTGCCCTTTTTGTGATGATCTTGTTCGGCAAGCCTCTCAAATTCTATGTGTGATCTCTTCACCCCGTGATGTGTTTTCGATTGAAGAAACCCGGGAATATAAAGGATTATATCATGTGTTAGGCGGGCTTCTTTCTCCTCTGGATGGATTTGGTCCTGAACGTCTATCGCTTGCATCTTTAAAGGAAAGAATCGAAATCCATCAGATTCATGAAGTCGTGATTGCATTAGGTTCAACGTTAGAAGGCGATGCGACAGCTTTGTACATCAAAAGAGAATTGGGGACTTTACCCGTGCAGGTCTCGCGGCTAGCTTATGGGTTACCTGTTGGCAGCTCATTGGATTACGTGGATGGTGGAACTTTAGCGCGCGCTTTTTCGGGAAGGGCCAGTTTTTAG
- a CDS encoding beta-ketoacyl-ACP synthase III, with product MTVQKRARIIGLGSYLPERILSNFDLEKIVDTSDEWISSRTGMKERRIAAPDEFASDMGREAALKALQKSGVAAEEIDIILVATTTPDYMMPTTANLIQAQIGAKKAAAVDFHAACTGFLYGLSLAKAYIESGMYRNVLLIATEKMTAFVDYTDRNTCILFGDGAAAAVISGQGEGLLIGDVCLGSDGDQAHLITLLGGGTRHPCSQESLKGGLHYFRMLGKEVFKHAVRRMTAAAETCISRASLQPDQIEWLIPHQANERIIDAVGKNFAIPTEKIYKTVHKYGNTSAPSAAIALDELMQEHPIQENQNLLMVAFGAGLTWGATILTKCL from the coding sequence ATGACAGTTCAAAAAAGGGCGCGCATTATAGGTCTTGGTTCTTATTTGCCCGAACGCATTTTGAGTAACTTCGATTTAGAAAAAATCGTCGATACGAGTGATGAATGGATCTCATCCCGCACAGGGATGAAAGAAAGGCGCATTGCCGCCCCCGATGAATTTGCTTCAGATATGGGAAGAGAAGCAGCTTTAAAAGCCCTGCAAAAAAGTGGTGTAGCAGCAGAAGAAATCGATATCATTTTAGTAGCTACCACAACACCCGATTACATGATGCCAACTACCGCCAACCTCATTCAAGCTCAAATTGGGGCAAAAAAAGCCGCGGCGGTTGATTTTCATGCAGCATGCACAGGCTTTCTTTACGGCTTATCTTTAGCTAAAGCTTATATCGAATCCGGGATGTACCGGAATGTTTTGCTCATCGCAACTGAAAAAATGACTGCCTTTGTGGACTACACAGATCGAAACACCTGCATTCTTTTTGGAGATGGAGCTGCTGCTGCGGTTATATCTGGCCAAGGGGAAGGCCTTCTAATCGGAGATGTTTGCCTAGGCTCTGATGGTGATCAAGCGCATTTAATTACACTTCTTGGAGGAGGCACACGCCACCCTTGTTCACAAGAATCCTTAAAAGGAGGATTGCATTACTTCCGCATGCTAGGCAAAGAAGTGTTTAAACATGCTGTGCGTCGCATGACTGCTGCCGCCGAAACATGCATTAGCCGAGCAAGCCTACAACCCGATCAAATTGAATGGCTCATTCCCCATCAAGCGAATGAACGGATTATTGATGCCGTAGGAAAAAACTTTGCTATCCCAACAGAAAAAATCTACAAAACCGTGCATAAATATGGAAATACTTCCGCTCCAAGCGCTGCCATAGCCCTTGATGAGCTCATGCAAGAACATCCCATTCAAGAAAATCAAAATCTTTTAATGGTTGCTTTTGGGGCAGGCTTAACATGGGGAGCCACCATATTGACTAAGTGCCTATAA